A single region of the Deltaproteobacteria bacterium PRO3 genome encodes:
- the rpsP gene encoding 30S ribosomal protein S16 — translation MSVKIRMARHGTKKKPFYRIVVADSEAPRNGAFLEIVGTFDPRAKTNQVVLKTDRILHWIGKGAQPSQTVGQLIKKNKVA, via the coding sequence ATGTCCGTTAAGATCCGCATGGCCCGCCATGGCACCAAAAAGAAGCCTTTCTACCGCATCGTCGTCGCCGACTCCGAGGCGCCCCGCAACGGCGCCTTTCTCGAGATCGTCGGGACCTTCGATCCCCGGGCCAAGACCAACCAAGTCGTGCTCAAGACCGACCGCATCCTGCACTGGATCGGCAAGGGCGCCCAGCCCTCCCAGACCGTCGGGCAGTTGATCAAGAAGAACAAGGTGGCGTAA
- a CDS encoding signal recognition particle protein yields MFQQLTQKFGDVIDRLKGRPKLTDANIDETLRQIRLNLLEADVNFKVVKEFCDRVKEKALGEEVHRSLTPDRQFLKIFHDELVRLMGEASEPSLAFKPPVVIMMVGLQGSGKTTTAAKLARYFKQEKKRFPYLVPADVYRPAAIEQLKTLAARIEVPVYDTHPKDDPVKICRKAVDIARERGYDTVILDTAGRMQIDKELMKELGRIKDKVEIHHSLLVVDAMVGQEAVNVAKSFHELLQIGGVILTKMDGDARGGAALSVRYVTGCPIYFAGIGEKIEDLEPFYPDRVASRILGMGDVMSLIEKAQKEFDQDEAKQMAEKVMRSEFSLEDFRKQLGQMKKLGPLEKVMGMIPGMGKVTDQVDPKDMERELKRKEAIINSMTMRERLNTKILNGSRRLRIAKGSGTQVSEVNRLLKEFEQMQKMMKRFGKFGLKGLRGLLPGA; encoded by the coding sequence ATGTTTCAGCAACTGACGCAAAAATTCGGGGACGTGATCGACCGGCTCAAGGGCCGGCCCAAGCTCACCGACGCCAATATCGACGAGACCTTGAGGCAGATCCGGCTCAACCTCCTCGAGGCGGACGTCAACTTCAAGGTCGTCAAAGAATTCTGCGACCGGGTGAAAGAAAAGGCCCTCGGCGAGGAGGTCCACCGGAGCCTCACCCCCGACCGCCAATTCTTGAAGATCTTCCATGACGAGCTGGTGCGCCTGATGGGCGAGGCGAGCGAGCCCTCGCTGGCCTTCAAGCCGCCGGTGGTGATCATGATGGTGGGCTTGCAGGGCTCCGGCAAGACGACCACCGCCGCCAAGCTCGCGCGCTATTTCAAGCAGGAAAAGAAACGTTTTCCCTACCTCGTTCCCGCCGACGTCTACCGCCCCGCCGCCATCGAGCAGCTGAAGACCTTGGCCGCCCGGATCGAGGTGCCGGTCTACGACACCCACCCGAAGGACGACCCGGTCAAGATCTGCCGCAAGGCCGTCGACATCGCCCGCGAGCGCGGCTACGACACCGTGATCCTCGACACCGCCGGCCGCATGCAGATCGACAAAGAGCTGATGAAAGAGCTCGGTCGCATCAAGGACAAGGTCGAGATTCACCATAGCCTCCTGGTGGTTGACGCAATGGTCGGTCAAGAGGCGGTCAACGTCGCCAAGTCCTTCCACGAGCTCTTGCAGATCGGCGGCGTGATCCTCACCAAGATGGACGGCGACGCCCGCGGCGGCGCGGCGCTCTCCGTGCGCTATGTCACCGGCTGCCCGATATACTTCGCCGGCATCGGCGAGAAGATCGAGGACCTCGAGCCCTTCTACCCCGACCGCGTTGCCTCCCGGATCCTCGGCATGGGCGACGTGATGAGCCTGATCGAGAAGGCGCAGAAAGAATTCGACCAGGACGAGGCCAAGCAGATGGCCGAGAAGGTGATGCGCTCCGAGTTCAGCCTCGAGGATTTCCGCAAGCAGCTGGGGCAGATGAAGAAGTTGGGGCCGCTCGAGAAGGTGATGGGGATGATTCCGGGGATGGGTAAGGTCACCGATCAGGTCGATCCCAAAGACATGGAGCGCGAGCTCAAGCGCAAAGAGGCCATCATCAACTCGATGACGATGCGCGAGCGCCTCAACACCAAGATCCTCAACGGCTCGCGCCGCCTGCGCATCGCCAAGGGCAGCGGCACCCAGGTCTCCGAGGTGAATCGCCTGCTGAAAGAGTTCGAGCAGATGCAGAAGATGATGAAGCGCTTCGGAAAGTTCGGCCTCAAGGGCTTGCGCGGCCTCCTGCCCGGGGCCTAA
- a CDS encoding RNA methyltransferase yields MKPKGPLYLALIHHPVYNQAKDVVCTSITPFDIHDIARTSKTYGITKYFIVCPVESQRKLAQRIMDHWLTGVGAEMNVTRKEAFELVALVPSLEDACLTIQNETGSPARLVGTSAKRGPNRSTYQDFRNRLQESEDPHLLLFGTGWGMTEELLAKAEVMLEPIGSQEDGSYNHLPVRAAVAITLDRLLQI; encoded by the coding sequence ATGAAGCCCAAAGGCCCCCTCTATCTGGCCCTGATCCACCACCCGGTCTACAACCAGGCCAAGGACGTGGTCTGCACCTCCATCACCCCCTTCGACATCCACGACATCGCTCGCACCAGTAAAACCTATGGAATTACTAAGTATTTTATCGTGTGTCCGGTCGAGAGCCAGCGCAAGCTGGCCCAGCGGATCATGGACCACTGGTTGACCGGGGTGGGGGCCGAGATGAACGTGACCCGCAAGGAGGCCTTCGAGCTGGTCGCCCTGGTGCCCAGCCTCGAGGATGCCTGTTTGACAATCCAAAATGAAACTGGTAGTCCCGCACGCCTCGTCGGCACCTCGGCCAAACGCGGCCCTAACCGCTCGACTTATCAGGATTTTCGCAATCGGCTCCAAGAGAGCGAGGATCCGCACCTGTTGCTGTTCGGGACGGGCTGGGGGATGACGGAAGAGCTTTTGGCCAAGGCCGAAGTGATGCTGGAACCGATTGGCTCCCAGGAAGACGGGTCGTATAATCACCTGCCGGTCCGGGCCGCGGTCGCGATCACGCTGGATCGACTGTTACAGATTTAA
- a CDS encoding DUF4215 domain-containing protein, translating to MAKVAPTWCRICTRVTVLLFVLLGMGTLAGALPEAAAATRQCFCHNFNNNAGEICTSNQAIIEGHGNHVADGDDLLGKCNGCGNGVPQAGEECDDGNNQDGDGCDQNCQLEFCGDGDVDPFEECDDGNTSNNDACLNSCADASCGDGFAQTGVEECDDGNADLSDACLNDCTAAACGDGILRVGVEACDDGNQVDNDGCTNGCTVASCGDGVVQDGAEECDDGNADNTDACLDTCISAGCGDGFLRAGVEQCDDGNAVETDACLNSCVPASCGDGVVQAGVEACDDGNTSDNDACLNACQFAACGDGIVQTGVEACDDGNADNGDGCLNDCSAATCGDGVVQTGVEQCDDGNTDDADDCLNNCLIASCGDGVTQAGVEECDDGNADNTDDCLNSCFAPFCGDGFVHTGVETCDDGNLDNGDACLTGCVPASCGDGFVQTGVEACDDGNRNEADACLNSCVPASCGDGVVQTGVEQCDEGAANSDALPDACRSNCLNPGCGDGVTDAGEACDDGNPDNGDACLNSCLNNVCGDGFVNVGVEQCDDANAVDSDACLSTCRDARCGDGVLHQGVEACDDANADNADACLDTCVSATCGDGTVQAGVEECDEGQANSDLTPDACRGNCLSARCGDGVSDSGEACDDGNQDNADICLNACLPATCGDGFVEAGAEACDDGNRNDADGCTNACNLARCGDGIVQAGVELCDDGNQNDADTCDNACVPTSCGDGAVQAGEQCDGDEAQACNGLGCAPDCRCVNAAEPQEGPTPPAPAPSGPTTTFLEGSGPLSCALRAGDASAPATAGSWLLILAGLALGAVLRRGAAR from the coding sequence ATGGCCAAGGTCGCTCCGACTTGGTGTCGAATCTGTACACGTGTAACTGTTTTACTCTTCGTCCTATTGGGCATGGGGACCCTCGCCGGGGCCCTGCCGGAGGCCGCGGCCGCCACCCGCCAATGCTTCTGTCATAATTTCAACAACAATGCGGGCGAGATCTGCACCAGCAACCAAGCCATCATCGAGGGCCACGGCAATCACGTCGCGGACGGCGACGACCTGCTGGGCAAATGCAACGGCTGCGGCAACGGCGTCCCCCAGGCAGGCGAGGAATGCGACGACGGCAACAACCAGGACGGCGACGGCTGCGACCAGAATTGCCAGCTGGAATTTTGCGGCGACGGCGACGTCGATCCCTTTGAGGAGTGCGACGACGGGAATACGTCGAACAACGACGCCTGTCTCAACTCCTGCGCCGACGCCTCCTGCGGCGACGGCTTCGCCCAAACGGGCGTCGAAGAATGCGACGACGGAAATGCCGATCTCAGCGACGCCTGCCTGAACGACTGCACGGCAGCGGCCTGCGGCGACGGCATCCTTCGGGTTGGGGTCGAGGCCTGCGACGACGGGAACCAAGTGGACAATGACGGCTGCACCAACGGCTGCACCGTCGCCTCCTGCGGCGACGGCGTGGTCCAGGACGGAGCCGAGGAATGCGACGACGGCAACGCCGACAATACCGACGCCTGCCTCGATACCTGCATTTCGGCCGGCTGCGGCGACGGTTTTCTCCGCGCCGGCGTCGAGCAATGCGACGACGGTAACGCCGTCGAGACCGACGCCTGCCTTAATTCCTGCGTCCCGGCCTCCTGCGGCGACGGCGTGGTCCAGGCCGGCGTGGAAGCGTGCGACGATGGTAACACCTCCGACAACGACGCCTGCCTCAACGCCTGCCAATTCGCCGCCTGCGGCGACGGCATCGTCCAAACCGGCGTCGAGGCCTGCGACGACGGCAACGCCGACAACGGCGACGGCTGCCTGAACGATTGCTCCGCCGCGACCTGCGGCGACGGCGTCGTGCAGACCGGCGTCGAGCAATGTGACGACGGAAATACGGACGACGCCGACGACTGTCTCAACAACTGCCTGATCGCCTCCTGCGGGGACGGCGTCACCCAAGCCGGTGTCGAGGAATGCGACGACGGCAACGCCGACAATACGGACGACTGCCTCAACTCCTGCTTCGCGCCCTTCTGCGGCGACGGCTTCGTCCATACGGGAGTGGAAACCTGCGACGACGGCAATCTGGACAATGGCGACGCATGCCTGACGGGTTGCGTGCCCGCCTCCTGCGGGGACGGCTTCGTCCAAACCGGCGTCGAGGCCTGTGACGACGGCAACCGTAACGAAGCGGACGCCTGTCTTAACAGCTGCGTCCCGGCCTCCTGCGGCGACGGCGTCGTTCAGACCGGCGTCGAGCAATGCGACGAGGGAGCCGCCAACAGCGACGCCCTTCCCGACGCCTGCCGCAGCAACTGCCTCAACCCCGGCTGCGGCGACGGTGTCACCGATGCCGGAGAGGCCTGCGACGATGGTAACCCGGACAACGGGGATGCATGCCTGAATTCCTGTCTGAACAACGTCTGCGGCGACGGCTTCGTCAACGTCGGTGTCGAGCAATGCGACGACGCCAACGCGGTGGATTCCGACGCCTGCCTCTCCACCTGCCGGGACGCGCGCTGCGGCGATGGCGTCCTGCACCAGGGCGTCGAGGCCTGCGACGACGCCAACGCGGACAACGCCGACGCCTGCCTGGACACTTGCGTCTCGGCCACTTGCGGCGACGGCACGGTCCAAGCCGGCGTCGAGGAATGCGACGAGGGGCAAGCCAACAGCGACCTGACGCCCGACGCCTGCCGCGGCAATTGTCTCAGCGCCCGCTGCGGCGATGGCGTGAGCGATTCGGGCGAGGCCTGCGACGACGGCAACCAGGACAACGCCGACATCTGCCTCAACGCCTGCCTTCCGGCGACCTGCGGCGACGGCTTCGTCGAGGCCGGCGCCGAGGCCTGCGACGACGGCAACCGAAATGACGCCGACGGCTGCACCAACGCCTGCAACCTCGCGCGCTGCGGCGACGGCATCGTTCAGGCCGGCGTCGAGCTCTGCGACGACGGCAACCAAAACGACGCCGACACCTGCGACAACGCCTGCGTCCCGACCTCCTGCGGCGACGGCGCGGTGCAGGCGGGCGAGCAATGCGACGGCGACGAGGCCCAGGCCTGCAACGGCTTGGGCTGCGCCCCGGACTGCCGCTGCGTAAACGCCGCCGAACCCCAAGAAGGCCCGACGCCGCCGGCGCCGGCCCCCTCCGGCCCGACCACCACCTTCCTGGAGGGCAGCGGTCCTCTCTCCTGCGCCTTGCGGGCGGGCGATGCATCGGCCCCCGCGACGGCCGGAAGCTGGCTCCTGATCCTAGCGGGATTGGCCTTAGGCGCGGTCCTGCGGCGCGGAGCCGCGCGATAG
- the trmD gene encoding tRNA (guanosine(37)-N1)-methyltransferase TrmD — MTQRFDILTLFPEALRAYLQVSLLGKAAEKGLVQFHLHQLRDYATDKHRRVDDQVYGGGEGMVMKPEPLAAAIEAISKDYRRGRVIYLSPQGRKLDQAVVRELSAYDEILLICGRYEGIDERILEGWVDEEISLGDFVLCGGELPALALVEALTRLVPGVVGKEASLREESFSDGLLEYPHYTRPPVFRGRSVPEILLQGNHGEIQAWRRKEALRRTLEKRPDLLEKLQLSEADRRHIDALRKKP; from the coding sequence ATGACCCAACGCTTCGACATCCTAACCCTCTTCCCCGAGGCCCTGCGGGCCTACCTGCAGGTCTCCCTGCTCGGCAAGGCCGCGGAAAAGGGCTTGGTGCAATTTCACCTGCACCAATTGCGGGACTATGCGACCGACAAGCACCGTCGCGTCGACGACCAGGTCTACGGCGGCGGCGAGGGCATGGTGATGAAGCCCGAGCCCCTGGCCGCGGCGATCGAGGCGATCTCGAAGGACTACCGCCGGGGCCGGGTGATCTACCTGAGCCCGCAGGGGCGCAAGCTGGACCAAGCGGTTGTCCGCGAGCTCTCCGCTTACGACGAGATCCTTTTGATTTGCGGGAGATACGAAGGCATCGATGAACGCATCCTCGAAGGCTGGGTCGACGAGGAGATCTCCCTGGGCGACTTCGTCCTCTGCGGGGGCGAGCTTCCGGCCCTGGCCCTGGTCGAGGCCTTGACCCGCCTCGTACCCGGGGTGGTCGGCAAGGAGGCCTCGCTGCGGGAAGAGAGCTTTTCCGACGGGCTTTTGGAGTATCCCCATTACACCCGGCCCCCGGTCTTTCGCGGGCGCTCCGTCCCGGAGATCCTCCTGCAAGGGAATCACGGCGAAATCCAGGCCTGGCGCCGGAAAGAGGCCCTGCGCCGCACCCTGGAAAAGCGCCCCGACCTGCTGGAAAAGCTCCAGCTGAGCGAGGCGGACCGACGCCACATCGACGCCTTAAGGAAGAAGCCATGA
- a CDS encoding DUF456 domain-containing protein, which translates to MQYLKNLWNQIPWGDLLRLSTVGGVLLAIVLGVLMVPLGLPGTWVIVGGGLLYSLIYPFDGGASSAIGVNLILIGLAAFGELMEFLVGTLGSKPLKVSNGAIVCAFIGGIIGAVVGVPVFLVGALIGIFLGAFVGAFVYEWVTLKNFGKALVNAGAVLATKMVASFLKTALALGMGIYLTFKIF; encoded by the coding sequence ATGCAATACCTCAAAAATCTCTGGAACCAAATCCCCTGGGGCGACCTGCTGCGACTCAGCACGGTGGGCGGCGTCCTGCTGGCGATCGTCCTGGGCGTCCTGATGGTCCCGCTGGGCCTGCCGGGCACTTGGGTGATCGTGGGGGGCGGCCTGCTCTATTCGCTGATCTACCCCTTCGACGGCGGCGCGAGCTCCGCGATCGGCGTGAACCTGATATTGATCGGCCTGGCGGCCTTCGGCGAGTTGATGGAGTTCCTGGTCGGCACCCTCGGCAGCAAGCCGCTGAAGGTCAGCAACGGCGCGATCGTCTGCGCCTTCATCGGCGGCATCATCGGCGCCGTCGTCGGGGTGCCGGTGTTCCTGGTCGGCGCGCTGATCGGCATCTTCCTCGGCGCCTTCGTCGGGGCCTTCGTCTATGAGTGGGTCACGCTCAAGAATTTCGGCAAGGCCTTGGTCAACGCGGGGGCGGTGCTGGCGACCAAAATGGTAGCGTCTTTCCTGAAGACCGCCTTGGCGCTCGGGATGGGGATATATTTAACCTTCAAGATTTTTTAA
- a CDS encoding 50S ribosomal protein L19 yields the protein MHALIDFEKSQLRSDIPQFKVGDTVRVYCKVKEGDKERIQLFEGVVIARHNGGLRSSFTVRKVSYGIGVERIFPLHAPFIDRIELGTVGRVRRAKLYYLRERSGKKARIFAEDTRGQEVAASAAAPEAAPTGEAS from the coding sequence ATGCACGCCCTGATCGATTTCGAAAAATCCCAACTGCGCAGCGACATCCCCCAATTCAAGGTGGGCGACACGGTGCGCGTCTACTGCAAGGTGAAAGAGGGCGACAAAGAGCGCATCCAGCTCTTCGAGGGCGTCGTGATCGCGCGGCACAACGGCGGGCTGCGCTCCAGCTTCACCGTCCGCAAGGTCAGCTACGGGATCGGCGTCGAGAGGATCTTTCCGCTGCACGCCCCCTTCATCGACCGCATCGAGCTGGGCACCGTCGGCCGCGTGCGGCGCGCCAAGCTCTATTACCTCCGCGAGCGCTCCGGCAAAAAAGCGCGCATCTTCGCCGAGGACACCCGCGGCCAAGAAGTTGCGGCTTCCGCTGCCGCCCCCGAAGCGGCCCCGACGGGCGAGGCCTCCTGA
- a CDS encoding ribonuclease HII: protein MPDLYAEEQPFYAEGFATLAGVDEVGRGCIAGPVFAAAVILPRELRLSELDDSKKLKASVRERLSEAILREAVASCVAMVSVEEVDRLNILWASMKAMRLAVEGLGVKPELLLVDGNRVTDLKLPQRAIVAGDARCASIAAASVIAKVARDRWMAEREADYPGFSFAQHKGYGTAQHLRELKTHGATPLHRRTFAPVQEYL, encoded by the coding sequence ATGCCCGATCTCTACGCCGAGGAACAACCTTTCTACGCCGAGGGCTTCGCGACGCTGGCCGGCGTCGACGAAGTGGGGCGCGGCTGCATCGCCGGGCCGGTCTTCGCCGCCGCGGTGATCCTGCCGCGCGAGCTGCGGCTCTCCGAGCTGGACGATTCCAAAAAACTCAAGGCGTCGGTGCGCGAGCGGCTGAGCGAGGCGATCCTGCGCGAGGCGGTCGCCTCCTGCGTCGCGATGGTCTCGGTGGAGGAGGTCGACCGCCTGAACATCCTCTGGGCCTCGATGAAGGCCATGCGCCTGGCGGTGGAGGGATTGGGCGTGAAGCCAGAGCTTTTGCTGGTCGACGGAAATCGCGTCACCGACCTAAAGCTGCCGCAGCGGGCGATCGTGGCCGGCGACGCCCGCTGCGCCTCGATCGCGGCGGCCAGCGTGATCGCCAAGGTGGCGCGCGACCGCTGGATGGCGGAGCGGGAGGCGGACTATCCCGGCTTCAGCTTCGCCCAGCACAAGGGCTACGGGACGGCGCAACACCTGCGGGAGCTGAAGACGCACGGCGCGACGCCGCTGCATCGCCGGACCTTCGCACCGGTGCAGGAATATTTGTAG
- the rimM gene encoding 16S rRNA processing protein RimM, translating into MSPPSKFVRLGKILQEWGIKGQVRFLSFNPESDLYPRLSYFVPEADESGRLEIESVKRHGRYWLLKLKGYENPETARELRGKVLGLPRIELPRPRRGEVYLSDLEGLEVRAADGTAVGVIAGFQKVGDHEVMRIERAAGGEAMVPYHAEFVESTNLKEGFVALKPYAEALL; encoded by the coding sequence ATGTCTCCGCCAAGCAAGTTCGTCCGCCTCGGCAAGATCCTCCAAGAATGGGGGATCAAGGGCCAGGTGCGTTTTCTTTCTTTCAATCCCGAGAGCGACCTTTATCCCCGATTGAGTTATTTCGTCCCCGAAGCGGACGAGTCGGGGCGTCTGGAGATCGAATCGGTCAAGCGTCACGGCCGCTACTGGCTGTTGAAGCTGAAGGGTTATGAAAATCCCGAAACCGCCCGGGAACTCAGGGGAAAGGTCTTGGGCCTGCCGCGGATCGAGCTGCCGCGGCCGCGGCGGGGCGAGGTTTATTTGAGCGACCTCGAGGGCCTGGAGGTGCGGGCGGCCGACGGGACGGCGGTGGGGGTGATCGCCGGTTTTCAGAAGGTCGGCGACCACGAGGTGATGCGGATCGAGCGTGCGGCGGGCGGCGAGGCGATGGTGCCGTATCACGCGGAATTTGTGGAGAGCACGAATCTCAAGGAAGGTTTTGTCGCGCTTAAACCCTATGCGGAGGCCTTGCTGTAG